The Streptomyces sp. NBC_00569 genomic sequence ACGCCCCTGCTGCTCACCGCCAACGCCTCGGTGGGCACGGTCGAGGATCTGCGGGGCAGGAAGCTTGGCGTGGACGCGCTGGCCAATGGTTTCGCGGTGGTCCTGCGGCACCTGCTGGTGGAGCACGGTCTGGCGCTCCAGGAGTGCGAGTTCGTGCCCGTGGGCGGGGTGCGGGAGCGCTTCGAGGCGCTGCGTGCCGGCAGCATCGATGCGACGTTGCTGGGCCCGCCACTGGATGAACTGGCCCTGCGGGAAGGTCATGTGGCGCTGTTGTCCGTGGCGGATCAGGTGCGGGACTTTCCGGGGCAGGGCATCGTGGCCGGAGCCAGGGCTTTGCGGGAGAGCGAAGGGCTCGTCCGCTACCTCAGGGCCCTGGAGGCGGCGCGCGTCTGGTTGCACGGCGCTCCGCCGCATGAGGCTCTGGACGTGCTGACCCGCGGCGGGTACGTGGCGGCGTCGGCGCGAGCCGCGCTGCGGACGCGGCCGGTGTCCCTGGCTCCCGAGCGCGCCGGACTGGCGCGGATCGTGTCGATGCGGGACGAGCTCGGCATGCTGCCCGACCCGGTGCGGATCGATGAGCTGTATGACGGTCGCCCCCTCGGTCTGGGGCTGCGGTCATGACGGAAGAACTCCCGGTGGCGCAGAGCGTGCGCACCATGCTGGAGGGCGACCACACCTGCGAACTACTTGGAATCCAGGTGGAGTTCGCGAAAGACGGGCAGTCGCGGGCCACGATGCGCGTACGGCCCGACATGGTGAACGGGCACGCGATCGTGCACGGCGGACTGGTGTTCTCGCTGGCCGACACCACGTTCGCCTGTGCGGTCAACAGCTACGGACCGCCGGTCGTCACCGCGAGCGCGGACGTCACCTACCTGCGTCCCGGGTCGCTCGGTGACGTGCTGGTCGCCGAGGCGGTGACCCGCGCCCGGCGCGGCCGCTCGTTGGTCTGTGACGTCACGGTGCGGCGCGGCGAGGAGATCATCGCTGAGTTTCGTGGACGCGGTGCGCAGCTCAAGGACGATCGCGGGCGCCCGGGCGGATAGACGCGCGCTGTACGCGCACGAGTGGACAAGTCGTAACGGTACCCCCAAGTACCAGAGCCGCAGAGGGAGTTGTGGTGTCACAGGACTACGAAGTGGTTGTCATCGGTGGCGGACCCGTCGGGGCGATGGCCCTGGCGCAACTGGGGCACGCCGGTGTCCGCGCCCTGGGAGTCGAGCGAGAGCCCGAACTGTGGCAGCAGGCGCGCGCCGTGCACTTCGACGCCGAAGCCATGCGGTCCTTCCAGGCCATGGGGCGGGGAGCGGAGATCGCGGCTCTGACCAAGCCGATGTGCGACTACCGCATGGAGAACGAAGCCGGCGAAACCCTGATCGCTCAGCCCACGGGGGAGTGGGGACCGCAGTCCTGGCACGGCGAGAATCTGTTTCACCAGCCCGAGATCGATGCGCTGCTGCGCGCGGAGGTCGACCGGCTCCCGAGTGTCGAACTCCGCCTGGGCACAACCTTGATGGAGGTCGTGCAGGGCGATGACGTCGTGCGATGTCAGGTGCGGACTCCCGAGGGAGCAACGCAGACGCTCACGGCCCGCTGGGTGATCGCCTGCGACGGTGCCACCTCGACCGTCCGGCGCCTGCTCGACATCCCCACGGAGAACCTCGGGACCGATGATCCGTGGCTCGTCGCCGACGGACGCCTGCACGATACGGACGGCATCAAGGGGGACATGGTGTTCCTCGGCCGCCACACCCGGCCCGCGCTGTGGATCAGGCTTCCCGGAGACCGGGCCCGTATGGAGTTCAAGGTCCTGCCCGGCGACGATCCGCAGGAGATCGCCACTGCGGAGGGCCTGGCCCGCATCAGTCAGGGCGTCCTCACGCCGCGGACCTTCGACCCCGAACGCGTGGCCGTCTACACGTTCCGCGCACGCGTCGCCGCCTCATGGCGGGTCGGCAACGTGTTCCTCGCGGGCGACGCCGCGCACCAGGCGCCTCCCATGTTCGGCATGGGCCTGTGCGCCGGACTGCGGGACGTGGCCAACCTGGTGTGGAAGCTCCGGCTCGTCGCGCTCGGGAGGGCCAGGCCGTCGCTGCTCGACACCTACGAGTCCGAACGCAGGGAGCACGCCAGGTACTGGGTCCACAAGGCGGCCACGATGGCCACCCTCATCCAGACCACCGATCCGGAGGTCGCGGCGCAACGTGACGCCTACATTCGCGCCCACCCGGAGGACTCGTACCCGGCGGCGCCCGCTCTCGGGCCGGGACTTCACACCGGCCCGGCCGACCGGCACGGCGGTCTGATATCCGCGCAGCCGATCCTGTCGGACGGGACCCGTCTCGATGATCTCGTCGGGCGCCGGTTCCTGTTGGCTGCGTCGCCTCAACTCCTGGCGGAACTGCCCGAGTTCGTGCGTACCGCGCTGGAGGACGAGCCCGAGGTCACGGTCCTCAGCTCGCCCCAGCATGTGAGCGCGCTGCTCGCGTCGCTCGAGGCGTCGGCTGTTCTGGTGCGCCCCGACCGCTACGTGCTGGGCACGGCGCAGACGCCGGCCGCACTCGAAGAGCTGGTCAGGCTCCTGCCCCTGGCGGGGGCTCAAGAATCCTGCGGCGAGGCATCTCCGCAAGGGGATGCGGCCGTAGCGCCCAGCTGATCCCTTCCACCGCTACTTCTGGAGTTCGTCATGTCTGAGAGTCCGATCAGTTCGGTGAGTCCGATCACGCATTTGCGGCATGTGGATATCGCGGTGCAGGACTATGAGAAGCAGGTGGCTTTCTATGAGGAGAAGTGGGGGTTGGTCAAGGCGGGGTCGGATGGTGATGTCACGTATTTCGCGGCGGAGGGTTCGCCGGAGCAGTATGTGATCCGGGTGCGTCGGGCGCAGGACAAGCGGCTGGACCTGGTGTCCTACGGGGCTGCGGACCGGGAGACGGTGGACGCGCTCGCGGTGCGGCTGGCCCGCGGGGGTGTGCGGTTGGTGGGGGAGCCGGATGAGTTGCAGACGCCGGGGGGTGGTTACGGTTTCCGGTTCTTCGATGTGGAGGGCCGCACGATCGAGGTGTCGACGGAGGTGGCGGCGCGCAGGCATCGGCGGATCGAGGAGCGTGAGGACATTCCGGTGCGGCTGTCGCATGTGGTGTTGAACTCGCCGGAGCCGGAGAAGCTGCAGGCGTTTTATGAGAAGTATCTGGATTTCCGGCTGACGGATACGAATGTGCATCCGGAGCTGGGCGGGATCATGTGGTTCATGCGGTGCAATCCGCAGCATCACTCGATGGCGATCGCGCGGTGTCCGCATGTGTCGTTGCATCATGCGTCGTTCGAGATGCGTGGGCTGGATGAGTACATGCGGGGCAGTGGCCGGCTGATGCGGGACGGTGTGCACAAGGTGTGGGGTCCGGGCCGGCACCGGGCGGGGGACAACACGTTCACGTACTTCCATGACCCGAACGGGAACACGATGGAGTACACGACGGAGCTGGAGACGCTGGACGAGGACTCCTGGCATCCGCACCTGTATTCCACGGACGATCCGGAGACGT encodes the following:
- a CDS encoding ABC transporter substrate-binding protein; this encodes MTVCFRQAVFVRPPVCVVAEELEFFTEAGVEVETVSIQSSLDQRDRLLSGNVDVGVTAMDNLVVWNAAGGDLRIVAQVETTTPLLLTANASVGTVEDLRGRKLGVDALANGFAVVLRHLLVEHGLALQECEFVPVGGVRERFEALRAGSIDATLLGPPLDELALREGHVALLSVADQVRDFPGQGIVAGARALRESEGLVRYLRALEAARVWLHGAPPHEALDVLTRGGYVAASARAALRTRPVSLAPERAGLARIVSMRDELGMLPDPVRIDELYDGRPLGLGLRS
- a CDS encoding hotdog fold thioesterase, with product MTEELPVAQSVRTMLEGDHTCELLGIQVEFAKDGQSRATMRVRPDMVNGHAIVHGGLVFSLADTTFACAVNSYGPPVVTASADVTYLRPGSLGDVLVAEAVTRARRGRSLVCDVTVRRGEEIIAEFRGRGAQLKDDRGRPGG
- a CDS encoding bifunctional 3-(3-hydroxy-phenyl)propionate/3-hydroxycinnamic acid hydroxylase, translated to MSQDYEVVVIGGGPVGAMALAQLGHAGVRALGVEREPELWQQARAVHFDAEAMRSFQAMGRGAEIAALTKPMCDYRMENEAGETLIAQPTGEWGPQSWHGENLFHQPEIDALLRAEVDRLPSVELRLGTTLMEVVQGDDVVRCQVRTPEGATQTLTARWVIACDGATSTVRRLLDIPTENLGTDDPWLVADGRLHDTDGIKGDMVFLGRHTRPALWIRLPGDRARMEFKVLPGDDPQEIATAEGLARISQGVLTPRTFDPERVAVYTFRARVAASWRVGNVFLAGDAAHQAPPMFGMGLCAGLRDVANLVWKLRLVALGRARPSLLDTYESERREHARYWVHKAATMATLIQTTDPEVAAQRDAYIRAHPEDSYPAAPALGPGLHTGPADRHGGLISAQPILSDGTRLDDLVGRRFLLAASPQLLAELPEFVRTALEDEPEVTVLSSPQHVSALLASLEASAVLVRPDRYVLGTAQTPAALEELVRLLPLAGAQESCGEASPQGDAAVAPS
- a CDS encoding VOC family protein — its product is MSESPISSVSPITHLRHVDIAVQDYEKQVAFYEEKWGLVKAGSDGDVTYFAAEGSPEQYVIRVRRAQDKRLDLVSYGAADRETVDALAVRLARGGVRLVGEPDELQTPGGGYGFRFFDVEGRTIEVSTEVAARRHRRIEEREDIPVRLSHVVLNSPEPEKLQAFYEKYLDFRLTDTNVHPELGGIMWFMRCNPQHHSMAIARCPHVSLHHASFEMRGLDEYMRGSGRLMRDGVHKVWGPGRHRAGDNTFTYFHDPNGNTMEYTTELETLDEDSWHPHLYSTDDPETSDQWGTSNPMNDFVSREMFNDPDRGLFTPPPV